One genomic segment of Ferrimonas sp. YFM includes these proteins:
- a CDS encoding rubrerythrin family protein, with translation MSLKGSKTEQNLKDAFAGESQANRRYLYFAAKADVEGYNDVAAVFRSTAEGETGHAHGHLEYLEEVGDPATGLPIGGTSDNLKAAIAGETHEYTDMYPGMAKTARDEGFDEVADWFETLAKAERSHANRFQKALDNLDD, from the coding sequence ATGTCACTGAAAGGATCGAAAACCGAACAGAATCTGAAAGACGCCTTCGCCGGTGAATCCCAAGCTAACCGTCGCTACCTCTACTTCGCCGCCAAGGCCGACGTGGAAGGCTACAACGACGTGGCCGCCGTGTTCCGCTCTACTGCCGAGGGGGAAACCGGCCACGCCCATGGCCACCTGGAGTATCTGGAGGAGGTGGGTGATCCCGCTACCGGCCTGCCCATCGGCGGTACCTCAGACAACCTCAAGGCCGCCATCGCCGGCGAAACCCACGAATACACCGACATGTACCCAGGCATGGCGAAGACCGCCCGGGATGAAGGTTTTGACGAGGTCGCCGACTGGTTCGAAACTCTGGCAAAGGCGGAGCGCAGCCACGCCAACCGTTTCCAGAAAGCCCTGGATAACCTGGACGACTGA